A stretch of the Equus caballus isolate H_3958 breed thoroughbred chromosome X, TB-T2T, whole genome shotgun sequence genome encodes the following:
- the AVPR2 gene encoding vasopressin V2 receptor, giving the protein MLRTRTTSAVLQPPSRPTPPGNSSEEEALDTRDPLLAQAELALLSTVFVAVALSNGLVLGALVRRGRRGHWAPMHVFIVHLCLADLAVALFQVLPQLAWDATDRFRGPDALCRAVKYLQMVGMYASSYMILAMTLDRHRAICHPMLAYRHGGGARWNRPVLVAWAFSLLLSLPQLFIFAQRDVGDGSGVFDCWAHFAEPWGLRAYVTWIALMVFVAPALGITACQVLIFREIHASLVPGPAERAGGHRGGHRRGSPREGARVSAAVAKTVRMTLVIVIVYVLCWAPFFLVQLWAAWDPEAPREGPPFVLLMLLASLNSCTNPWIYASFSSSVSSELRSLLCWARRRAPPSPGPQDESCATASSFLAKDTSS; this is encoded by the exons ATGCTCAGAACGCGCACCACCTCCG cTGTGCTCCAGCCCCCCTCTCGACCCACCCCACCTGGCAACAGCAGCGAGGAGGAGGCACTGGACACCCGGGATCCGCTGCTAGCCCAGGCAGAGCTGGCCCTGCTCTCCACGGTCTTTGTGGCTGTGGCCCTGAGCAATGGCTTGGTGCTGGGAGCTCTAGtgcggcggggccggcggggcCACTGGGCACCCATGCACGTCTTCATCGTCCACTTATGCTTGGCTGACCTGGCCGTGGCTCTGTTCCAAGTGCTGCCCCAGCTGGCCTGGGATGCCACCGATCGCTTCCGTGGGCCTGATGCCCTGTGCCGGGCAGTCAAGTACCTGCAGATGGTGGGCATGTATGCCTCCTCCTACATGATCCTGGCCATGACGCTGGACCGTCACCGCGCCATCTGCCACCCCATGCTGGCATACCGCCACGGAGGTGGAGCTCGCTGGAACCGGCCTGTACTGGTGGCCTGGGCCTTCTCGCTTCTTCTCAGCCTGCCCCAGCTCTTCATCTTCGCCCAGCGTGACGTGGGAGACGGCAGCGGGGTCTTCGACTGTTGGGCCCACTTTGCCGAGCCCTGGGGCCTCCGTGCCTATGTCACTTGGATCGCCCTAATGGTGTTTGTGGCACCAGCCCTGGGCATCACCGCCTGCCAGGTGCTCATCTTCCGGGAGATTCATGCGAGCCTGGTGCCAGGGCCGGCAGAGAGGGCTGGGGGGCACCGCGGAGGGCACCGGAGAGGCAGTCCCAGAGAGGGAGCCCGGGTGTCAGCAGCCGTGGCCAAGACCGTGAGGATGACGCTGGTGATTGTGATTGTCTATGTGCTGTGCTGGGCGCCCTTCTTCCTCGTGCAGCTGTGGGCAGCGTGGGACCCAGAGGCACCTCGGGAAG GGCCCCCTTTCGTGCTGCTCATGTTGCTAGCCAGCCTCAACAGCTGCACCAACCCCTGGATCTACGCCTCCTTCAGTAGCAGCGTCTCCTCAGAGCTGCGCAGCCTGCTCTGCTGGGCCCGGAGGCGTGccccacccagcccagggccccaAGATGAGTCCTGTGCCACTGCCAGCTCCTTCCTGGCCAAGGACACTTCCTCCTGA